In Cryptomeria japonica chromosome 5, Sugi_1.0, whole genome shotgun sequence, the genomic window CCTCTGAACCACAGGAAGCGCCACCTCCAATCCTATCTCCATCCCATGGACATTTTCAATATGTGGAAGGTAAATATATATTAGTAGAATTTGAAAGTTTTGTTTGAGAGAATGTAACTAATAGCTGGCCCAGTTGCTACATTTTTATAGGCCCAGCTGCTTCATCTCCAAGTGTTTTCCCTTTCAAACCTCCTATGAAGAAACCAACTTTACCTCATCTGGAGATGCCAAGGAACAGATCAAAGAGACAAGCACCAGTTACTCTGGCACCTAAGAATCAAGGTCTCTAAATTTTCTTAATCATCCTTAAATGGCAGAGAGTCTTTTTTGTACAGATGTAAATTTGTTGCTCTCTGTTGTTAATTATATAGGGTATGTTGCTGCTCCTGCTAGTGTACCCTATGAACCGCAAACAGAGTACCGAGTAACACCCAAGTTGGCACCATCCATAACACTTCATTCTCCTCCATATTATCAAGATCATCAAGGTAGATATTCTTCCTacattggaaaaatattttgagaaacagtaattttatcataacttggtAATGTTGGATTACAGGTCCTagcatttgaaaaataaattgaatgaatgattcaataatcggatgattacttccaaggggttgagcttaattggttaaaacactgggttctcactgtggagacccaagttcaattcccaatagggacatctgaagtgggattctaagttgtgactcttggccttccataggatggggaaggtcttgggtcaatctaatcaaacataataatattaataataataataattcaaagatatgtaatggggatggggccccctactgtgtccccactggttcatagctccagtcaaaagctattcaggcttcggccaattaccgataaaaaaataaaaataataataatcggatgattacattgaacgatgtacacgtatatatagaggttacaagacaatgttctataaatagaactagttgttaaagtgaaatcaaataagctaaaaagctaaatatagcttaaaaagctaaataataaaaaaactaacttaaaaagctaaatagctaaataagtcgacaactaagatgactgctaaaaatagaagatgactgctaaaaatagaagatattaatattattttaacaccctccctagTGGTCATCTTACTCAATACCCTACGAAAGACACTGCAGGTGTTATGATCACAAATGCATAGACCATCTGTTGCTACGAagaccctcccaggatctgcagaatgtaaatgaccaagagtaccaaaacCCATCCAAGCTAATGTAGCCTTCACACGCAAATTAGAGATCTAGCACACACGAATTACTGaagcctgaaaccatgattttgaggaaaaaattagcAAACCTTTTTGCAGAAGAGTATTGAGCATTGTTTGCTCCAACAACTCCTAAACAGACTGCAAGATACCACAGTTGCAAATGTTCGCCCTGACAGGTGCAACCCAAATtgactgcaacaaagcacgatttttgaGGGAAAAACCGTCAAACCTTGAAATAGGAACGCTCGAAAAGAGAATTtatgattttgaggagaaaattgaaaaaccaagaagtttgaggttacaaatcatcgtttttgtggaaaaaaacattaaaacccagataactaaaatcttacgcgaatatcgcagattacagatgagataatttttaagggaaaattataaactctgcgaacaatttttgaagaaaaaatcgtgaaaaccctcccatgattttttgtggaaaaaatcagaaaaccgatagacaatttttcaagaaaaaatcgtgaaaactcTGGGACTTGAAAGACGAGGTCTAGCCTAAATCAATCTGAGAAAGGTAAcaatattcagatatcgtgaacatgcgctgtttccaggtgttgtagttgaggccactgaacttttgactgtgttccaacatgatgttggtcaaagatgccatcacaaaaatcgaggttgaacgaggtcaaccgagtgaaagcaagagacaaaagaatcggatttaaaaaaaaatcaaaatagaagcagctgttgaaaaaactgaaaccctagAGGAGAATTCTGGCTCAAATTCCAAGGCACCAATTTCGAGGTTTGGAaaaaacccaaaaattaaaattttctacaaacttaaaacctgaaatttttcttgaaaataatcagaaaaaaataataatttgcagaaaataaaaaaatacctctgATTTTTTTTGTAAGAGAAacagaaaaatatagaaaaaaattttcaaaaaaaaaataggggCAGAAACCCTAGGTCAAATGTACAGCATTAACAGTGCCCAGAAGACACCAAAATTCCCGACGTCTACAGAATTAGCAGAAATCGCGGACAGTTTTAAATTCCAAGGTAAATTcgctggcacaaaatttgaggcacggAAAATGAGGCACCCAAAAAATATGAGACCAACCTAAAaaactctcgaaaaacccaccaagaatcagAAATCAAAATGCAGATCTAACAGCTCAAAATTCGAGGCACGGAATACGATGCACCCAAAAAAATATGACGATGACCCAGTTGGGGTCTCggaaaacccaccaagaatttgcaaccagaataaaatttcgacttgaattgAAGgttcaaaaccctagtcgaaaattgcagaaactctaggaaaattttcaacttgcaaaaaaaaaaaaccgcccaggaagagaaaaagagcctgcttttttttaaaaaaaaaaacagttttaaaaaaacctcttcaataaatttgaaaaattttaataacaaaaactttcaaaatttttaatttccatgctctgctaccatgaaaaataaattgaatgaatgattcaataatcggatgattacattgaacgatatacacacgtatatatagaggttacaagacgatgttctataaatagaactagtcgttaaagtgaaatcaaataagctagaaagctaaatatagcttaaaaggctaaataataaaaagctaacttaacaagctaaataagtcaactaaaaagctaaatagctaaataagtcgacaactaagatgactgctaaaaatagaagatgaccattatagaagatattaatattattttaacaacatTTCCCCTTTTGATCCATACCAGATGAAACCAAGATTTCCTGAGGGCAACCAACCCTGGAAAAGTTTGAGACATGTGCCAGTGAGAACATTACCTGTGGCTCAAGGTCTGCTTATGGTTTCTTCTTAATATTTGAGCTAGAAATACACATAAATTATACTTTATGATTGGCAAATTGGTTGCCTTTGGTAGGGTCTGTGTCTTTTCCTCCGATTGCTCCTCCACCTGATCAACCCATAGGGAACTCAAGGAATACATTCACACCATCAATAATAATTTCTTCCCCATCACCTTATTCAGGAGTAAAAGGTAGATATGCTTTCTTTCCACAATCCTGAACTTTTTTCTATGGAGAATATTGTCATATTTTTTACTAATATGGCACTGCTCATTTATCTTTAGGGCATGTAACTTCTCCAAGCAATGAACATTACAGATCACCCTTGAAAAGGCCAGGAAAACTTTTAGCCCCATCACCAATTATAAGGTCACATTGGCATGCACTGACCATAATTCCACCTATAGATCAAGGTATCCGTTGCAAACATTCTTGATGTGGGTAGACATACATTTGATGCTTCTTTTTTTTGAAAGAGGTGAGTTTTTTACAGGGCATTTTTATACCCATCCTGCCCTTCCACCTGAACAACACAAAGGAAATAATGGTATTCTTCCATTCCttcattaaaaatattaacttCCCTTAACATTTTAAAAGAGATTAATGTAGGTATTCTACTTTTCTGCACTTTGTGAAGGGCTCCCATTAAGTTTTGCAGTGTCATTAATTCTAGCTATTGTTGAATGATTTCTTATATTTAGGACCCACAGCTTCTCCTCTAATCATTGCTTCCCAACCACCCCAGAAGCTGCAAAGTATAACTCGAACACTGCCTTCAAATAAAAGACCATGGAGGCATGCACCACTTGCAATTCCATCTGTTCATGAAGGTCTCTTAAAAAGTTTTATTTCTGGTTTCAATAGGTATATTCAATCTATGATTCTATGGATATTATTAAACTCTTGGTGCCTTTTTCCAGGATATATTCCTAGTCAATTTACTATTCCATCTGGACCCCCAAAAGTAATCTCAAGTGCTGCATCTGCACCACAGCTAATAGTTCCTACACCTCATAATTGGGTTGTGAAAGGTGTTTTTTTTTCTACTCTTTCTTTTTGATGGCAGCATCCAGAATTTTGGCAGTTctaaattttctattattttctTGTAGGGCCTGTTAGTTCTTCATCAAGTATTATTCCATCTCGAGCAGCCCAAAGGAAACCAAGCATCCCAGTAGCAGCACCACCAAACATAAGATTGCGGAATCATGCCCCAGTTACAAGTCTACCTATATTTCAAGGTCTATTCATGATTCCTTTGTATCTAGGATAGACTTGATTAATGTTACACTATAACTTATTGGATCATTGGTTGCTCTTGCAGGGCCTGTttcttcaccagtcaaatctctGCATCCCTCATCCTCTGCAAACTTTATAACTCCAACAGTCTCACCAACAATTATATCTCCTTTCTCTACACATCGATTACGGAAGCATGCACCAGTTGGAAGCCCACTAATTCAAGGTCtcctcttgattccattttctgTTTCTAAAATTATACTTACCTTACTCTAGAAGTCACTGGATTGTTAGTTGTTTTTTGCAGGGTCAATTCATTCTCCTGTTAGATCTACACATCCATCATCTCCTGGAAACTTGAGAACTCCAACATTGTCACCATCAATCATATTTCCTTCGCATAATCGATCAGAGAAGCATGCACCAGTTGCAACCACACCTATGATTCAAGGTCTCTTCTTGGTTTCATTTTCTGTTTCTAAAATTTTACTCATATTACTTCCCAGTTCACCAGATTGTGAGTTGCTTTTGCAGGGTCTGTTAATTCTCCAGTTAAATCTCCACATCCTTCATCCTCTGGAAACTTGAGAACTCCAACAGTCTCACCATCAATTATATTTCCTTCGCATAATCGATCACAGAAGCATACACCAGTTGCAACACCACCTATGATTCAAGGTCTCTTCCCGGTTTCATTTTCGTTTTCTAAAATTTTACTCGTATTACTTCACAATTTACCAGATTGTGAGTTGCTTTTGCAGGGTCTGTTAATTCTCCAGTTAAATCTCCACATCCTTCATCCTCTGGAAACTTGAGAACTCCAACAGTCTCACCATCAATTATATTTCCTTCGCATAATCGATCACAGAAGCATACACCAGTTGCAGCACCACCTATGATTCAAGGTCTCTTCCTGGTTTCATTTTCGTTTTCTAAAATTTTACTCGTATTACTTCACAATTTACTAGATTGTGAGTTGCTTTTGCAGGGTCTGTTGATTCTCCAGGTAAATCTCCATATCCTTCATCCTCTGGAAATTTGAGAACTCCAACAGTGTCACCAACAATAATATTTCCTTTACATAATCGCTCAGGGAAGCATGCACCAGTGGCAACTCCACCTATGATTCAAGGTCTCTTCTTGGTTTCATTTTCTGTTTCTAAAATTTTACTCATATTACTTCACAATTTACCAGTTTGTTAGTTGCTTTTGTAGGGTCTGTTAGTTCTCCAGTTAAATCTCCACATCCTTCATCCTCTGGAAACTTTAGAACTGTAACAGTCTCACCATCAATTATATTTCCTTCTTCTCCACATAATCAATCACGGAAGCATGCACCAGTTGCAAGCCCACATATAATTCAAGGTCTCTTGGTTTCATTTTCTGTTTTTCTAAAATTATCCTCATATTACTTCATACATCAATAGATTGTTAGTTGCTTTTGCAGGGCCTGCTCATTCACCAGTTAAATCTCCACATCATCTATCACAAAATCATACAACAGTTGGAAGCTCACCTGTGATTCAAGGTCTCCTCTTTATTCCATTTGCTGTTTCTCACATTATACGCACTTTACAAGTGACTTGATTGTTAGTTACTTTTACAGGGCCTGTGTATCCTCCAGAAAAATCTCCATATCTGCCTTCCTCCGGAAACTTAAGAACTCCGACTGCCTCGCCGCCAATTGTAATTCCTTCAGCTCCACATCATCAATCATGGAAGCATGCAGCAGTTGCAAGCCCGCCTACAAGTAAAGGTCCGTTCATGATTCCATCTTTTATTGCGAGAGTAATACTCATCTTATTTTAGTAGTCACTCAATTGATGGGTGCTTTTGCAGGGGTTATCAATTCTCCAGCTATATCTCCACATCCTTCCGCTCCAAATAAGCAATCACAAAATCGTACACCAGTTGGAAGCCTACCCTTCATTCAAGGTCATTTCTCTGTTCCATATTTGGTCTCTCAAATTATACTTTCTTTGCTTCACAAGTGACTGGATTGTTATTTGTTTTGCAGGGCCTGTTTATTCTCCAGAAAATCCTCCAGATCAGCCATCTTCTGGAAACTTAAGAACTCCAACAGCCTCGCCATCAATTGTAATTCCTTCCCCTCCACATCATCGATCATGGAAGCAAGCACCATTTGCAAGCCCGCCTATGAGTAAAGGTCTATTCATGGTTCTGTCTTTGGTCGCTTGAATAATATTATAGTACTCATCTTATTTTAGGAGTCACTCAATTGTTAGTTGCTTTTGCAGGGCTTATCAATTCTCCAGCTAAATCTCCACATCCGTCCACTCCAAAAAAGCAATCACTAAATCATACACCAGTTGGAAGCCTACCCTTCATTCAAGGTCATTTCTTTGTTCCACATTTGGTTTCTAAAATTATACTTTCTTTGCTTCACAAGTGACTGGATTGTTAGTTGCTTTTGCAGGGCCCGTGTATTCTCCAGAAAATTCTCCAGGTCAGCCATCTTCTGGAAATTTAAGATCTCCAACAGCCTCGCCGTCAATTGTAATTCCTTCCCCTCCACATCATCGATCATGGAAGCAAGCACCATTTGCAAGCCCGCCTACGAGTAAAGGTCTATTCATGGTTCTGTCTTTTGTCGATTGAATAATATTATAATACTCATCTTATTTTAAGAGTCACTCAATTGTTAGTTGCTTTTACAGGGCATATCAATTCTCCAGCTAAATCTCCATTTCCTTCCAGAGCACATCATCGATTGCAAAACCATACTCCAGTTGGAAGCCCATTTGTTTTTCATCGATCACCAAAGCATACACCAGTTGGGAGCCCACTTGCAATTCATCGATCACAAAAGCGTACACCAGCTGGAAGGCCACCCGTGATACAAGGTCCCTTATTTATTCAATTTTCAGTTTCTCTGCTTGTACTTACTTTACAAGTGACTGCATTGTTTGTTGCTTTTGCAGGGCCTGTGTATTCACCAGATAAATCTCCACATCTGCCATCCATTGGAAACTTAAGAACTCCAACAGGCTCACCGACAGTTGTAATTTCTTCCCCTCCACATCATCGATCATGGAGGCATGCACCAGTTGCAAGCCCGCCTACTAGTAAAGGTCTATTCATGGTTCCATCTTTTGTTGCTAGAATAATACTCATCTTATTTTGGGAGTCACTCAATTGTTAGTTGCTTCTGCAGGGCTTATTAATTCTCCAGCTATATCTCCACATCCTTCACCTCTACATCATCAATCACAAAAACATACACCAGTTGGAAGCCCATCCACGATTCAAGGTCTCTTCCTTACTCCATTTTCTGCTACTCAAAGTTTATTCACTTTACTTCACAAGTGATTGGATTGTTAGTTGCTTTTACAGGGCCCGTGTATTCTCCAGAAAAATCTCAATATCCACCATCCTCTGGAAACTTAAGAACTCCAACAGCctcaccatcaatgacaacccatccATATCATCAATCATGGAAGCATGCACCAGTTTCAAGCCCACCTACAAGTAAAGGCCTATTCACTGTTCTGTCCTTTGTTGCTAGAATAATACTCATCTTATTTTGGGAGTCACTCAATTGTCAGTTGCTTCTGCAGGGCTTATCAATTCTCCAGCTAAATCTCCACATCCTTCACCTCGACATCATCAATCACAAAAACATACACCAGTTGGAAGCCCATCCATGATTCAAGGTCTCTTCCTTACTCCATTTTCTGCTACTCAAATTTTACTCACTTTACTTCACAAGTGACTGGACTGTTAGTTGCTTTTACAGGGCCTGTGTATTCTCCAGAAAAATCTCAATCTCCACCATCCTCTGGAAACTTAAGAACTCCAACAGCCTCACCGTCAATGGCAACCCATCCATATCGTCAATCATGGAAGCATGCACCAGTTTCAAGCCCACCTACGAGTAAAGGCCAATTCATGGTTCTGTCTTTTGTTGCTAGAATGATAGTCATCTATTTTGAGGAGGCACTCAATTCTTTGTTGCTTTTGCAGGGCTTATCAATTCTCCAGCTGAATCTCCACATCCATCACCGTCAGGAAATTTGAGAATTCCAGCAGCCTCACCATTAAATAAATTTCCATTGTCTCCCCATCAAGCTCATGCAAAAGGTACATGTGTTCTATTCTTTCAGGTTTGTGAGGTCTATTATTTAACCGTATTCTATTAACTTACACTGATGATTGCCTATATATTGCATGTTAGGGTCCCCCACTTCTCCAAACATTTCCCCTACTCAACCGTCAAAGAAAAGACCAACAACACCTGTGGCACCACCGCCAATGATATTTCCTCCCCCGCCTCCTGGTCAAGGTGTGTGAAGTGGACAttatttcttgtttttctttaaAGATGGGTTTAGTTTCGGTTGAACTGTTTTGTGTATGAAAATTGCAAAATCTAAAATATTTTACTCTTTTAAACAAAGATAAACTGTTTGTCATTGGTAATGATCTATTTTGTGTATAGATTGTAGTTCAGTATCCTGTACTGCACCATACACTTCTACTCCTCCTGGTTCTCCATGCGGCTGTGTGAATCCTATGCAAATTGAGCTTGGGCTTGGTGTGGCACTCTATGCTTTTTTCCCACTAGTCTCGGAGCTCGCTTCACAGATAGCTGGAGGAACTTTCTTAAAACAAAGCCAAGTCAGGATTATGGGAGCAAATGCATACAGTCAAGATGAGGAAAAGACAATTGTGGATATTGATCTGGTGCCACTTGGAGAAAATTTTGATAATACAACCGCCTTGCTTATTTTTGAAAGATTTTGGCAAAAGAAAGTTATGATTAATGAGACCCTTTTTGGTGATTACTGGGTAATCTTTATCAATTACCCTGGTATGTACCTTTTGTTATGCAAGATCTAACAGTTTTCATATTTTTTAAACAAGTGGTCTTCATGATGAGAATATATCTTTTTCAGGGCTCCCTAAATCACCACCTTCTGCATTTCCACATACAACTTACAATGGTGTGCCTAATTCAAGTAGCAATGGATCAAGCAAAAAAGATCCTCTTGGAGTTGATGTAAATAAACAGAGCGATAAAATGGGAGCTGGGACCATTGCAGTTGTTGCCTTGTCTTCTGCAATTGCCATGATCATATGCCTTGGAACAGTTTGGATCATTATCTTGAAATGTAGAAATCAGAACAGGCCAACTTTGGCTGTTGTTGAGCCCACCCATGTACCATCCAGTACAAAAAGATCAGGTATCTATCCAATCACActatatttttcaaatattcctgTGCTGGAATAGGGAAGTTTTTGGTCAATCTCAAGCGCTGAGAGGCATTGCTTTCATATTTGGTCAACTATCATCTTAAGTTTTTGTCATTCTTATTTCTTTCTTCCTCCTTGCACTTGAAAAGCAACAGGTGGTGGTTCCATCCTGTCAGGAAGCATGGAAAGTTCCACATCAATGTCATTTGTTTCAAGTATGGCTACCTATACAGGATCTGCTAAAACATTCACTTCAGCTGAGATTGAAAAGGCCACAGATAGATTCAATCCTCAAAAAATTCTTGGAGAAGGAGGCTTTGGACGTGTTTATCAAGGATTATTGGAAGATGGGACAAAAGTGGCTGTAAAGGTTCTTACTAGAGATGATCAACAAGGAGGGCGTGAGTTCATAGCTGAAGTTGAAATGCTAAGTCGTTTGCATCACCGAAACCTGGTTAAGCTGATTGGTATCTGTACTGAAGAGCATAATCGTTGTTTGGTCTATGAGCTTATTCCCAATGGCAGTGTGGAATCGCATCTTCATGGTATAGTATTTCCTGTATAATGTACTATTTCTTGAGACTATAGTACgataaaaatcaacaaagtatCTTTACATATTTTAGGTTTAGAAGTGAAACATTGGGTGTGGGTTGAATTTCATTTCTACATTGTGGCCATTTGTATGGATTCATGTGCTAGCTGTTTGACTGCTAACATGCCACAATATCATTTTCTAGCTTAATAGACTTCAATGTTTCAGGTCTGGACAAAGAAATTGCTCCTCTCGACTGGGATGCCCGTATAAAGATAGCTCTTGGTGCAGCTAGAGGGCTTGCTTATCTCCATGAAGATTCAAGTCCTCGTGTTATACATCGTGATTTTAAGGCTAGCAACATTTTACTTGAGGATGATTTTACCCCTAAAGTAGCAGATTTTGGGCTGGCAAAATCAGCCTCTGAAGAAGTTAGTGGACACATCTCAACAAGAGTCATGGGGACATTCGGGTATGTAATGTAGATGCTTGATACTGCAAATTATATCTCCGCTATTTCTTGAATTCACCTATCTTTGGTGAAAGCAATTTCATTCATTTGTTTATTAACCATAAGTGGAGACAAGTACTACTCTTTCTTGGTATGCAGTTGCATTTTACAGGAGCTCAAATCATCTCCTGAAGGGAAATGtttctcttttggcatcattttccttttgatattatacatattgattttttatattttcccGAAATTGTTAAAACCTTTGTTAATTTCGTTGTTCCCATTGTGTCACTCATTTCTCTATACCTTGAATGCTGGACATACAATTTGCTTTCATTTCTCAGTTGTTTTActaattcatcttttgtgttttaGAGGATCAGAATTGgtctcttctatatatatatatgcttttttAAGATTCATGCAAAGCTGGATTTAATTCTTTATATATAATTTCTGCAGGTATGTTGCTCCTGAATATGCAATGACTGGGCATTTGCTTGTGAAGAGTGATGTGTACAGCTACGGGGTAGTGTTACTGGAGTTACTTTCTGGAAGGAAGCCAGTTGACATGTCTCAACCACCTGGGCAGGAAAATCTTGTTACATGGGCCCGGCCCCTTCTTACAAGCAAAGAAGGCCTAGAAACTTTGGTGGACCCAGCTTTGGGGGGCAATCTTCCTTTTGACAACATTGCAAGAGTTGCAGCCATTGCATCCATGTGTGTCCAGCCTGACCATTCTCATCGACCATTCATGGGTGAAGTTGTACAAGCATTAAAGCTT contains:
- the LOC131045786 gene encoding uncharacterized protein LOC131045786 isoform X10, which encodes MWQRVGFLLFLLFFSSPAYDVKKFQFVEDDLHNTSAQYYDQVSSCYRKGNPDKCKSFTVRSEIQRLRQILYTHSNRAASGGFRSPSSLCSGNVVLSSSTNLTSYNLVPSANALSSVVESPSVFSNKLQLKRQNWLFSLPLVHIPRRYLLAAPSLPVEPSMNPHTPNHIFRRPEMDNIPPLFSVATHYGQPQYLSPSGSYENQHFIRISSPSSGLSSIIYSPTISDGQEAPGSHMNKIQHLKAAPPLFPSSWPYTQPPLVSRQNLKHQMHQSAFHPVMPNPANPSSKWLSPSFFGAPSEVRPPVSHSWTSATPSGPVVSAPSTYGLGRSQDQPSMPGTALPRNMANRQAPVAMPPMSFSSPPNLFPSEPPMEKSKAPEVVPFTKFSPLGNKHDLKEPSVSPITSPNESPWKNARIPVTALVHKSSSSHAPASGQGYVSSPQISPAFVPSLKVVGYPPPIDLPSEPQEAPPPILSPSHGHFQYVEGPAASSPSVFPFKPPMKKPTLPHLEMPRNRSKRQAPVTLAPKNQGYVAAPASVPYEPQTEYRVTPKLAPSITLHSPPYYQDHQGHVTSPSNEHYRSPLKRPGKLLAPSPIIRSHWHALTIIPPIDQGHFYTHPALPPEQHKGNNGPTASPLIIASQPPQKLQSITRTLPSNKRPWRHAPLAIPSVHEGYIPSQFTIPSGPPKVISSAASAPQLIVPTPHNWVVKGPVSSSSSIIPSRAAQRKPSIPVAAPPNIRLRNHAPVTSLPIFQGPVSSPVKSLHPSSSANFITPTVSPTIISPFSTHRLRKHAPVGSPLIQGSIHSPVRSTHPSSPGNLRTPTLSPSIIFPSHNRSEKHAPVATTPMIQGSVNSPVKSPHPSSSGNLRTPTVSPSIIFPSHNRSQKHTPVATPPMIQGSVDSPGKSPYPSSSGNLRTPTVSPTIIFPLHNRSGKHAPVATPPMIQGSVSSPVKSPHPSSSGNFRTVTVSPSIIFPSSPHNQSRKHAPVASPHIIQGPAHSPVKSPHHLSQNHTTVGSSPVIQGPVYPPEKSPYLPSSGNLRTPTASPPIVIPSAPHHQSWKHAAVASPPTSKGVINSPAISPHPSAPNKQSQNRTPVGSLPFIQGPVYSPENPPDQPSSGNLRTPTASPSIVIPSPPHHRSWKQAPFASPPMSKGLINSPAKSPHPSTPKKQSLNHTPVGSLPFIQGPVYSPENSPGQPSSGNLRSPTASPSIVIPSPPHHRSWKQAPFASPPTSKGHINSPAKSPFPSRAHHRLQNHTPVGSPFVFHRSPKHTPVGSPLAIHRSQKRTPAGRPPVIQGPVYSPDKSPHLPSIGNLRTPTGSPTVVISSPPHHRSWRHAPVASPPTSKGLINSPAISPHPSPLHHQSQKHTPVGSPSTIQGPVYSPEKSQYPPSSGNLRTPTASPSMTTHPYHQSWKHAPVSSPPTRLINSPAKSPHPSPRHHQSQKHTPVGSPSMIQGPVYSPEKSQSPPSSGNLRTPTASPSMATHPYRQSWKHAPVSSPPTRLINSPAESPHPSPSGNLRIPAASPLNKFPLSPHQAHAKGSPTSPNISPTQPSKKRPTTPVAPPPMIFPPPPPGQDCSSVSCTAPYTSTPPGSPCGCVNPMQIELGLGVALYAFFPLVSELASQIAGGTFLKQSQVRIMGANAYSQDEEKTIVDIDLVPLGENFDNTTALLIFERFWQKKVMINETLFGDYWVIFINYPGLPKSPPSAFPHTTYNGVPNSSSNGSSKKDPLGVDVNKQSDKMGAGTIAVVALSSAIAMIICLGTVWIIILKCRNQNRPTLAVVEPTHVPSSTKRSATGGGSILSGSMESSTSMSFVSSMATYTGSAKTFTSAEIEKATDRFNPQKILGEGGFGRVYQGLLEDGTKVAVKVLTRDDQQGGREFIAEVEMLSRLHHRNLVKLIGICTEEHNRCLVYELIPNGSVESHLHGLDKEIAPLDWDARIKIALGAARGLAYLHEDSSPRVIHRDFKASNILLEDDFTPKVADFGLAKSASEEVSGHISTRVMGTFGYVAPEYAMTGHLLVKSDVYSYGVVLLELLSGRKPVDMSQPPGQENLVTWARPLLTSKEGLETLVDPALGGNLPFDNIARVAAIASMCVQPDHSHRPFMGEVVQALKLVYNDSDASNAGGSGSFSRGESSAHDTEVKDSSSQPWHHSMQYVPDSTSFVTIDYDSGPLETQGLEVERPLSASALMSNSGRLIRQLSGSFRRHSSSGPLRTNRSKESWYGIRDPERGSISEHGVKRHFDRGSDGDVHELWP